The genomic DNA CTTTACCAGATTGGTAGTGACCAGCTTACCGTCTTCATACGTCTCTATTTTTTGCAGCGCGCCGGCGTCGGAGTAGCTTCGCCACTCGCCGTACCAGTAGAAGTGCATGCCGCCGGGCTCGTCCACCAAGCGGGCGTGGCCGCGCCGGGCCACCTGGCCATTGGAGTGGTAGTAAGTAATATCGCTGAGCCCGTGGCGATGGTAGCGCTCCTCGCGCATCAAGGCGCCGCCCACTGGCGCGTAGTAGCGCCAGTGGCCCACCGGCCGGCCGTGCCGGTAGCGGCCCCGCGTCGAGAGCTGCGCGTTAGCATCGTCCGAATATACTTTCCAGCGGCCCTGCGGGTCGCCGTGCCGGTCAACGCGGTTGGGGTGCCAAAAGGCCCGTGGGCCGCTGGTGAGGCGCGGGGTGCAGGCCGTGGCCAGCCCACCCAATAAGATAAACAGCAAGACGCGCATAAAGACCGGAAGAAGAGGCGTAACTGCCTGCTGAACAACGCGCCAGCCGCGAGCGCTAGTATAGCGCGAGACGCCGGTTTTGGGTTGCGGCCTACCTTTGCGGCTTACCCATTCTCCCCCGCGCATGCGCTCCCACGACGTTGATTACCGCATTATCGGCTCCGATATTCAGGTGCTGGAAGTAGAGTTGGACCCCCAGGAAACCGTGATTGCCGAAGCCGGGGCGATGGTGTATATGGAGGAGAATATTGCGTTTGAAACCAAGATGGGCGACGGCTCAGCGGCCGACCAGGGCATGCTGAGCAAGCTGTTTTCGGCGGGCACGCGGCTTATCACGGGCGAGAGCTTGTTTCTGACGCACTTCACCAACCGCGGCAGCGCTGGCAAGAGCCGGGTGGCCTTTTCGGCACCCTACCCCGGCACCATTATCCCGGTGGACCTGGGCACGCTGCCTCAAGGTCTGATTGTGCAGAAAGACGGCTTCCTGGCCGCCGCGCGGGGCACCCAAATCAGCGTGCATTTCAACCAGAAATTTGGCGCGGGATTAGTTGGTGGGGAGGGCTTTATCCTGCAAAAGCTGACCGGCGACGGCAAAGCCTTCGTGCACGCCGGCGGCACCATCATCGAAAAGCAGCTGCGCAACGAGCTGCTGCGCGTGGACACGGGCTGCGTGGTGGCTTTTGAGCCGGGAATTGACTTCAGCGTGGCGCGGGCCGGGGGCCTCAGGTCGATGATATTCGGGGGCGAAGGGCTGATTCTGGCCACGCTGCGCGGCACCGGCCGCGTCTGGCTTCAGTCGATGCCCGTCAAAAAGCTTATTCAGGCGCTGGCACCCTCGGGCGGCAATGCGCGCAAGGAAAGCGGCACCGCGCTGGGCAGCATCTTCGGCAGCCTGCTCGATGAATAGTTGCCCGCTGGCCAGCTACTTAATTGCTGTTGAGTAGGTTATAGGCTACCACGCCCAGCGTTACGACCAGCGCCGCTACTAATAATCCTACTACTACCAGCACCCGGCGCGTTGGCGCGGCCGCAGCTTTCAATTGCTTGGCCCCATTGAAGGAGGAACGACGATACTGACGGGAACCCGACGAAGAGTTGAGGGGGGGAGAAGCCATCGAGGCGAAGGAAGGATAAGGAGCGTAGGTAAAAGTATAAATTTTCTAAATTGGGAGCCGAAGGTACGTGCTGGCCGGGAAAGCGGATTGATTTATCGCTGTAATCCCTTAACCACTCGCTCACTACCCCTTGTTAATATACCAGAGCAAATGCTGGATTTTGCTGCTGATTAATCTTTGTCGTTCACCTTTTAGTCGTATTCCTGGTTTTGGTCTGTGCGTATGGATATTGCTTTTGCCCCCAACTATGTGCTGCCGCTGCCGCCGGGCCATCGCTTTCCGATGCTCAAATATGAGCTGCTGCCCGAACAATTGCTGCACGAAGGCACGGCCACGGCCAGTGATTTTTTTGTGCCTACCCCCCCGCCGCTGACCGATGTGCTGCTGACCCACGAGGCCGACTACCTGCACCGCCTGCTGCATGGCCAGCTTACGCGGCAGGAGGAGCGGGCCAGCGGCTTTCCGTGGAGCCCGGCGATGGCCGCGCGCGAAATGACGCTGCTGGGCGGCACCATCGGCTGCGCGCGGCGGGTGCTGGCCGGCGGCGGGGTAGCGCTCAACATCGCGGGCGGCACGCACCACGCGTTTGCCAATCGGCCCGAAGGCTTTTGCCTGCTCAACGACCAGGCGGTGGCGGCCAACTGGCTGCTGACTCACGAGCCGGCGCGGGTGCGCCAGATGTTGATTATCGACCTTGATGTGCATCAGGGCAACGGCACGGCGGCCATTTTCCGGCACGAGCCGCGGGTGTTCACGTTTTCGATGCACGGCGCGCGCAATTTTCCTGGCCGCAAGGAAGCGTCGGACCTCGACCTGGCGCTGCCCGACGGCCTCGGCGACGCCGAGTACCTGGCGCAGCTGGCCGAC from Hymenobacter psoromatis includes the following:
- a CDS encoding deacetylase, with protein sequence MDIAFAPNYVLPLPPGHRFPMLKYELLPEQLLHEGTATASDFFVPTPPPLTDVLLTHEADYLHRLLHGQLTRQEERASGFPWSPAMAAREMTLLGGTIGCARRVLAGGGVALNIAGGTHHAFANRPEGFCLLNDQAVAANWLLTHEPARVRQMLIIDLDVHQGNGTAAIFRHEPRVFTFSMHGARNFPGRKEASDLDLALPDGLGDAEYLAQLADVLPRLLDGDLCQPDFVFYLSGVDVLATDKLGHLALSRAGCRRRDELVLTACHRRGLPVVVCMGGGYSEKIADIVEAHANTYRVAASLWD
- a CDS encoding TIGR00266 family protein, with product MRSHDVDYRIIGSDIQVLEVELDPQETVIAEAGAMVYMEENIAFETKMGDGSAADQGMLSKLFSAGTRLITGESLFLTHFTNRGSAGKSRVAFSAPYPGTIIPVDLGTLPQGLIVQKDGFLAAARGTQISVHFNQKFGAGLVGGEGFILQKLTGDGKAFVHAGGTIIEKQLRNELLRVDTGCVVAFEPGIDFSVARAGGLRSMIFGGEGLILATLRGTGRVWLQSMPVKKLIQALAPSGGNARKESGTALGSIFGSLLDE